The Pirellulales bacterium genome includes a region encoding these proteins:
- a CDS encoding NHL repeat-containing protein, producing MNNFRLKAISFVLTTVFALLPLKATTQASTLYVAYGATNVVEAFSPTGTDLGSFASAGLNRPVGLAFDRAGNLYVAGYDTNSIVEFSPTGISMGTFANTGLSRPVGLAFDRNGNLYAANDGSNTIERFSPTGADLGAFASSGLLGPQGLVFDSGGNLYAANLNANTIEKFNSAGGDLSFVCQHWLAWPGWSRF from the coding sequence ATGAACAACTTCAGATTGAAGGCGATTTCGTTTGTACTAACCACGGTTTTTGCGCTGCTCCCCCTGAAGGCCACCACGCAAGCGAGCACTCTCTATGTCGCCTACGGTGCCACAAACGTCGTCGAAGCGTTTAGTCCGACGGGCACTGACCTTGGCTCATTTGCGAGCGCTGGGCTTAATCGTCCGGTTGGCCTAGCTTTCGACAGGGCCGGAAACTTGTACGTTGCCGGCTACGATACGAACTCAATCGTAGAGTTCAGCCCGACCGGAATAAGCATGGGCACGTTTGCCAACACTGGGCTGAGCCGACCCGTTGGCCTAGCCTTCGACCGCAACGGCAATCTGTACGCAGCCAACGACGGCAGCAACACGATTGAAAGGTTCAGTCCGACTGGTGCTGACCTGGGGGCGTTTGCCAGCAGTGGTTTGCTCGGTCCACAAGGTCTCGTATTTGACAGCGGCGGCAATCTGTACGCGGCAAACCTTAACGCCAATACGATTGAAAAATTCAACTCCGCAGGCGGCGATCTGAGTTTTGTTTGCCAGCACTGGCTTGCATGGCCCGGTTGGTCTCGCTTTTGA
- a CDS encoding 4a-hydroxytetrahydrobiopterin dehydratase, whose translation MAEDHLLTETELAEALRTLPDWEVRDNWLRRAYHTPGWPHTMLLANTIGYLAEAAGHHPDLSIGYAQVTVKLQTHRVRGITPSDVELARRIDEVVLWKPAAGSPLGGFPKRWTH comes from the coding sequence ATGGCCGAAGACCATTTGCTGACCGAGACGGAACTGGCCGAAGCTTTGCGGACCCTGCCCGACTGGGAAGTCCGCGACAATTGGTTGCGGCGGGCCTACCACACGCCCGGTTGGCCCCACACCATGTTGCTTGCCAACACGATCGGCTACCTCGCCGAGGCGGCCGGGCATCACCCGGATCTAAGCATCGGCTATGCTCAGGTGACTGTGAAGCTCCAGACCCACCGCGTCCGCGGCATCACGCCGAGCGACGTCGAACTGGCCCGGCGAATCGACGAAGTCGTCCTGTGGAAGCCGGCTGCGGGAAGCCCACTTGGCGGTTTTCCCAAGCGCTGGACCCATTGA